A window of Haloarcula marismortui ATCC 43049 genomic DNA:
ACGTGTTCCCGGTCGGCGACCTCGGCATCCGCAAGGGGTTCGAGGCCGTCGTCGGTGACGGGTACAGCCGCGCGGAGATGCGCGAGTACGCCGAGCGGTGGTCGCCGTATCGGAGCTACGCGAGCCTGTATCTGTGGCGGGCCAGCGAGGATATCGCCGAAAGCGTCGCAGAAGTGCGCGAGGACTGAGACGGCTCGAAAGCTGGTACGAACGCGTCGCTACTCTTCGCTCTGCTCTTCTTCCTCTGTTTCCACGTCTGACTCGTCGTCCGCACGGCGGGTCACGTCGACCTGATAGTGCTTGAGGATGTCCCGACCCAGCAACAGCGGGTAGTCCATGTGCCCGCGGTCTTCGACGCTGGCGGTGACGGTGTGCTGGGTCCCGCCGACGCCGACGACGAGGTCGACGACCGGGCGCGAACGACCGGACTTGAGGCTCCCTGATTTGATCTTCACGATGTCGAGAATCGGCCCCGTTCCGATTTCCGCGGCGAGCTTGGCGTCGATACTGGTCCGGGTTGCACCCGTGTCGGACTTCGCGAGGACGGACTTGGTCCCCTGCGTCCCGGTGACGACAACCTCCTCGATGTAGCCGACGACGACGTTCTCTTGTGCTTTCGGCTGTGGCTTCTTCGGCGTACACGCAGGCTTGGAGTCGTCAAGCCGGTCGGAGAGTCGCTCGACGGTTTCATGATCGACACTCCCGCCGGCCCGCTCGATGGCGAGCTGAGCGATGTACGGGGCAGGGCTGACGCCGCTGGCCTTGAACAGGCCACGGAACCCGGCAGTGGGGTTCACTTCGAGCACGTAGTAGCCGTCATCGCTCTGGACGATGTCGACGCCGGCGTAATCCAGCCCGATGGCGTCGACCGAATCGAGCGCAATTTCCCTGACTCGCTCGGGGAGTTCACCCGTCATGTCCTCGACCTCGCCGCCGAGCGCGACGTTCGTCCGCCACTCGCCCTCGGGCGCGTAACGGTTCATCGCGCCGACGATCTGGTCACCGACGACGTACACGCGAAGGTCGTGGTGGCGCTGCTCGTCGTGTTCCATGTACTCCTGTAAGAACGCGTAGCGGCCACCGACCTGTGCGTTGACCTGGTTTTCCAGATCGACCATCCACGTCCCGCCGCCGTGGGTGCCGATGGCCGTCTTGTACACCGCACGATCACCGAAGCGGTCCCGTTCCTCGTTCAGCAGGTCACTCGATAGCGCGAGCAGGGCGTCCGGGACCGGAACGCCGGCATCGGCCAGCGCGGCAGCGCTTGCGAACTTGTGGAGGGCCGTCGTCGCCGCCATCGGCTCGTTCAACGTCGGTGCGAGCCGGCTGATAGTCATCCCGAGGCCGATCCCTTCCGCGGGGTGTTCGTCGCTGGAGAGCAGCAGCCGATTTGCGACCACATCAACGGCGGGCTCGAGCGTCATTTCGCCGTCGGTAACGCTGATCGCGGTGTTTTCGGCGCGAAGCCACTCCGTGTCGTAGCCCATCTCATCGACTGCGTTCAGGATGGCCTTCGACTCCTTGCTGGAGTGGAGGCTGAGAACGCCAACGGTAATATCCCGGTCGCTCATGCTGTCGCCTTCTGCCGGCCGCAGTATAGGTGTACGGATATGTAATGCGGGACGACTCTACCGGGGGACCGCCTTGCCGGAGGGGTTTTAGCCGCCGCCTCTCGTTGTGATGGCATGGACGAGGCCGAGCCGTTCACCTACGACGGGGGAATCGTTGCGCCGGGCGAAACCCGCAACATTCGCTACACGGTCAGCGAGACGTATCTGGGGGATGCCGTCCGGATGCCGGTTACCATCGTCAACGGGAAGCGGCCCGGTCCGACCGTGTTTCTCACTGCAGCGGCACACGGCGACGAACTCAACGGCATCGAGGTCGTTCGAGAGGTCGCCCACGAATGGAACCACGACGGGCTGGCGGGGACGCTGATCTGTCTGCCAGTGCTGAACGTCCCTGCATTTCTGGCACAGGAGCGGTACCTGCCGATCTACGACCGCGACCTGAACCGCTCGTTCCCCGGCGACCCCGAGTCGACGAGCGCGAAACGGATGGCCCACGAGATTTTCCGGAACTTTCTGGCTCCCTGTGACGTGGGCCTCGACTTCCACACGTCAACGCGTGGGCGGACGAATATGCTCCACGTCCGGGCGGACATGGACGACCCGAAGGTTGCGCGGGTCGCAAACGCCTTCTCGTCGAACGTCATCATCTCCTCGGAAGGCCCGTCAGGGTCGCTCCGGCGGGAGCTGAGCGATTCGGGCGTCCCGACGATCACGATAGAGATGGG
This region includes:
- a CDS encoding succinylglutamate desuccinylase/aspartoacylase family protein encodes the protein MDEAEPFTYDGGIVAPGETRNIRYTVSETYLGDAVRMPVTIVNGKRPGPTVFLTAAAHGDELNGIEVVREVAHEWNHDGLAGTLICLPVLNVPAFLAQERYLPIYDRDLNRSFPGDPESTSAKRMAHEIFRNFLAPCDVGLDFHTSTRGRTNMLHVRADMDDPKVARVANAFSSNVIISSEGPSGSLRRELSDSGVPTITIEMGEAHRFQRPLIDSALESVRSVLAEFGLRDSDTVRWPGWRTVIDDSGEKTWIRADSGGLVDMHYDRGDLVYEDDVICTIANPFKTENTLMRAPFTGLLVGILENPLVYPGNPLCHLVRLDDRTQRAIEWNRRADDDDW
- a CDS encoding RimK family alpha-L-glutamate ligase, encoding MSDRDITVGVLSLHSSKESKAILNAVDEMGYDTEWLRAENTAISVTDGEMTLEPAVDVVANRLLLSSDEHPAEGIGLGMTISRLAPTLNEPMAATTALHKFASAAALADAGVPVPDALLALSSDLLNEERDRFGDRAVYKTAIGTHGGGTWMVDLENQVNAQVGGRYAFLQEYMEHDEQRHHDLRVYVVGDQIVGAMNRYAPEGEWRTNVALGGEVEDMTGELPERVREIALDSVDAIGLDYAGVDIVQSDDGYYVLEVNPTAGFRGLFKASGVSPAPYIAQLAIERAGGSVDHETVERLSDRLDDSKPACTPKKPQPKAQENVVVGYIEEVVVTGTQGTKSVLAKSDTGATRTSIDAKLAAEIGTGPILDIVKIKSGSLKSGRSRPVVDLVVGVGGTQHTVTASVEDRGHMDYPLLLGRDILKHYQVDVTRRADDESDVETEEEEQSEE